In Ignavibacteria bacterium, the sequence AGTATCAACAGGCGACGCATTGTAATCTAACAAACCCTTTGTTGTTATCGCATTCGTACCGTTACTGATTTTATCCTTAAAACTTAGAACATATTCATAATTGCTTTTGATAGCAACGCTGTTTGGATTTTTTATACCGTTTAAGAAGAACGAATCAGGATTTGGAACCACAACAGGGATTTTTTCGGAGAACTTAAGAAATACGCTGCCTTTGTCATAGATGGCACTCAATAGTTTTGACTTGTTGTGAACATAAACTTTTACTGAACCTGACAAAATGCTTTCTCTTACTGTTTTGGTTGTATCAATCGCAGAAACTTTATAGTAGTAATCTCTTTTATTGCTTACTGAATTATCACTATAACCAAATGATGAGGTTGAATCTATTAGTGTGTATCCCGTTGAATCGCTATTCCCTTTGTAAATTCTATAGTACTGCGCACCGATTACTTTCTGGAATGAAATATTCACAGAGTTTGAGTCAGCGCTGTAACCCTTTAAACCCGTTGGCGTCGAAGGACCTGCAAAGGGAATATTCTTTTCCAGAAATATCAGAGAGTCGGCAGTGTTCACACCGACTTCTTTTATTCCGTTATTATCAAAATCATATGTTATCGAATTGTACGAGTTAATACCTTCTTTGAAGAATACAGGTTCATACTTGTTTGACGTCTGATTATATTTAACCACGTATAATGAATTTCCCTCGCTTATTATTAACTCATCTTTAATATCGTTATCTGTATCACCTGACTTCGAGGAAATTTCAGACTGCGGGTTGTTGTTGTACAATTCAATCGAAGCATATTCAGAGAATGAATTATTGCCTGTACTTTTTATAAACAGCACGGAAAAAAGTCTTACGGGTATGGCAAGTTCAGTACTGAAGCCGACAGCTATTTCTTTTTGTCCGTCACCATTAAAATCGCCGAGACTTAAGTTATCGCCTTTGATTACAAGAGGATACTCTTCATGGAAAAATAAAGCAAATGTATTTCCGTTGACATATTCATATATATTGACAGAGGTTTTCTGTACACCATCGCTGTCGAAGAAAGAATTCGTGAAAACAATTTCAATCTTGCCGTCATTATCGAAATCATGAACAAGTGTATTCTGTGAGTTGGCAAAATTAGAAGCGTTTGAAGGAAGATAATTTAAATATGCAAAATCAGATACGTTAACCTGATATTTCATTATACTGAGTCCGTTAACATCAAAACCAAGAATCTCTTCACCACCGTCTCCGTCAACATCAGCATACCTTGACGACCAGAATTCATTCTGACTACCGCTTTCCCATATCTTTACAGAAGGCACCTGATAATCGTTTGGAGATTGATAAATGCTTCCCGCTCTTTGCTGGGATGATGTAAGCAGACTCCATTTGTTATTCCTTAAAATAATATCACGTATTACGTTACTTCCAATCCATGCAGGTGTGGAAAGATTAAATTTATTTCCGTTAAATTCATATATCTCTGCTGTTAATCCGGTATTAAGATTGTTTATAAACACATTCTTTCTGCCGGAATTACTAATATCAACTACTTTGTCAAATACCTGTGACTTCGGCAGGCTATAAGGTTTCTGTATATACGAGTATATATCAATCTGCTTCTTTGTTTTGAAATGAAATGAGGAATCATTGAGAATTGTATTCTTTCCGTTTAACGAACTTGCTTCCAGATAGTATTCATAATCGGTTTCAGCCGAAAGTTTAAAATGCTCAAGCTGTGCGAAATGATTGGTTGTTATATAACCGATATTGCCTTCATCAGCCGGAATTGAGGTGTATGGTTCGTTTACATTCCTGCGTTTATAATAAATAAAACCTTTAGTCGGAACGTTTGTATTAAACGTAATGAATTCCGAGAAACCGTCTTTATAAACTATCTCTCCGTTTGTATAGTTGGTTATTTGCGGAAGGGCTTCACTCTTATTAATTATAGTGCTGTGCTCAATTATTTTTCCGCTTCCGGAAAAGATTTGAAGTTTAAGTGTATAGATAGTGTCCTGTAAAGATGATGTATTCCATTTAAAAACTGTATCCCTTATAACCTGAACAGAAGATGAGAAAAGATTTGTATAATTATCCGGCTTTAGTCCTGTACCAAACTTTAAAGAATAAGAATTAAAAAAGGCAGAGGCAGCCGTTAAAGCAATATTCACGGTATCGTTCGTAAAACTGTAGTTAAGATAAGGAGAATATATTCTTACAGTTGTAGGATTATTATAATTCTGATAAGCAGATAACGAATTAAGAATTCCGGAGGAGTAATAGTCATCCCAGTTTGTCTGATTAGGAAAATATCTTGTTGAAGAGACAAGAATACCTCTTAAATCTTCGTTTGATAGTGTAGGATTCTTTGCCATCAACAATGATGCTATTGAAGCAACAATCGGTGCGGAGAATGAAGTGCCGTTTGCATACATATAATCATTGCCAAACTCCTGTGAACCCTGACTAAGCCGCGATGTTGTAAGGATATTAACGCCGGGTACATAAAGGTCAACTGTCACTCCATAAGCAGAGAATGATGCCTTGTTATAATTTTCGTCGTTTGCCCCAACAGAAATTACCTCATCGAAAGAAGAAGGATAATGTAGTACATAAGAATTATCGTTGCCCGCTGAAGCAACAAGTACAACATTATTAGCATAAGCAAATTTTATAACATCACGAAGTAAATCGCTGTATATGTAATCGCCGAAGCTCATGTTGATGACTTTTACTCCCTGCATGACAGAGTAAAGTATTCCAGATGCGATATGGTCTTCGTAACCTATACCCTGTGAATTGAAGCATTTCAGTATTAATGATTTTGAACCCGCAGTTACAGATGATATACCTATGCCGTTATTGAATCCTGCTGAAATAACACCTGCAACGCATGTTCCATGAGAGTATATATTATCATCATCAACATTGTTGGTATTTGTAATAAAATTCCAGCCGCGCCAGTTATCAACGAATCCGTCATTATCATCATCAATCCCGTTATTCTCTTTGCCGTTGCCGTATTCTCCCGTGTTTATAAAATAGCTTTGCTGAAGGTCAGGATGAAGGAAATCCATACCTGAATCTATAATACCGACAAGCGTTCCACCCTGCTGCGAATCCCAGATAGGAGGAACATTTACCATGTTTAAATAATATTGATTGGAAAAGTATGTATCGTTAGTAGTCACAGACTCAAGATTCAGGCTCCTTATTTCGTTAATGTATTCAACGTATTTATTCATCTTAATTTCTGAAACAAGGTTGTTCACTTCCGATGTGTTGGCGCTGAGTATGAATATTTTATCAAGACCATTGTTCTCATTATTCTTAAGATTAAGCTTGGAAACATACTTATTAAAAAGCCGGGCAGACGTAATAATATTGTATTTTTCTATTGATTTCAACAAAGGATTTTGTGAATTTCTTAGGTTATTATTTGCGAAATCACTAAGAACGGTTTCAGGAGTATTCTGTTTGAACTTAATTACTAATCTTGCAGACTGCGGAAAAACTGAGGAGGCAGCCGATAGTAATAACAACAGCAATATGAGCTTTTTAAAAAACATTGATACGTAATAATAACAAGTTCATACTTTAAAAAATATTACAAATTAAATATATTTTATTGGAAAACTACATCATGAAAAATTCAAGATTCTACATCTTTATTGTAATTGCCATTTTAAGTATGGTTACTTTAAGTTCATGCTTAAACATTGACCGGAAAATTAAAATAAACAGCAACGGAACAGGAACAGAGGTGCAAACATTTGATATTGATAGAAATTTTTATCAGATAATATTTACGATGGTACAATCTCTGGATTCGTCTAAAGCAATATCGGTTAAAGATTCTCTTTATAATCACGATGTGATGCTAATTCCGATAAGGGAAAATCTCGGCGCAAAAGAAGGGATTCAGCTTATATCATTGACAGGAACGACGAATGAAGACTCTTCGGTTACATACAGGTTTGAATATAATTTTGATGACGTTTCAAAACTTGGTTACGCAACAAACATGTCTGCAAAAGAAATGTCCGGTGAACAAGAAAGTAAATCTGAAATCGTCTGGAAAGAAAACGAGAATACGATAAACTTCAGTTTGTTATACAAACCCGACCCGGGTAATGATATGGACCAAGAAGACAACATGAAGGCATTTTCATTTTTATTCGCTAATAAAAACGTAAATTTTGAGATTGAGTTTCCATACGAGATTGAAAGCAGCAATGCTTTGAGTACTGAAGGTAATAAGGGAAAATGGTCTTTTCCTGTTTCAGAACTAATGCTCGATAAGACAAAGAAACTTTACCTTGAAGCCGTACTGAAAAAGTAGTATTACTTGCTGTAAATGATTTTGCCGTTGATGAACGTTGTTTCAACAACGGCATTTTTAATCTCATCGGGACTGATTTGAAATATATCTCTATCAACCACTATCAAATCTGCCTGCTTGTCCTCTCTTATACTGCCTTTAATATTTTCCTCATAACTTGCATACGCATTATTAATAGTATATGCTTTCAGGCAGGTCTCGAGATCGAGACACATATCAGTATTAAATCCATTTTCAAAACCTGCTGCCTTGCGGGTCATAGCATAATATATATTCTCAAACGGATTTTCAGGAACAACAGGAAAATCAGTCCCGAAACATATTATATTGCCTCTATCAACAAGTTTCTTAAATACATGTGTGGTTTCGGGGTGGACAAGATTCTCAGTTGCTACTTTTGCGTCAAAGAAAAGATGAGCCGGCTGGACAGATGAAATAATGTTAAGTTTTTTAAATCTGTCAAGGTCTTTTTCAGATACGTGTTGAATATGTTCAAGCCTCACTCTTCTGTCCCAGATACCGCTTTTCGTTTTAAGCTCTTCCACAAGGTCAAGCGCTTCGCTGACGGCTCTATCCCCGATTACATGTACAACAAGCTGGAGACTTGCTTTATCAATTTTGAAAGCCCGTTCTTTTAGTAAACCGCTTGTTACTTCTTCTGTACTTAAACCGGAGGATTCAGTACCTTTGTAATTATCGAAGAACAAAGCAGTCTTACTGGAAAGGGATCCATCGTAAAAAGCCTTCATTCCACCGAAACGTATGAATGATTTATAAGGAGAAAACTCGTTTCTGTATTCGTCCACCTTTTCATACTCGGTAAAAGGCACAACAGAATTAATCTTAAGATTCAATTCTTTATCATCAAAAAGTGATTTGTAAACATCGAGGTCTTCGCGCCAGGAAATATCGGTTACCGATGTGATTCCGAATGAATGGAGTCTTTCTATCTGTGTTTTAAGAATTTCCTTTTTCTCTGATATGCTTTTTTGCGGCAAATTATGAATTACGAAGTACATAGCTCTTTCTTTCAATTCACCGGTAAGATTACCATCGGAATCTTTTATAACTTCATCAGAGGAAAAATTATCGACAACATTTCTTATATTAAGTTTTTCAAGAGCAAGAGTATTACAGACAATAGAATGCAGGTCTGTACGGAAAAGAACTACAGGGATATCGCTGCAGATGCTGTCTATAAAGTTTTTGTTTATTGTAATGTCTTCATTGAAATTAGCTTCCGAGAAATAGCCTCCTAAAATCCAGCTGCTTTTCTTCAGATTACTTCTGTAAGAATGGATTTGGGTTTCAAAATCTTTGCGGGAGGCAGAATATCTAAGATTTACTTCTGAATTGACAAGAGCACCTTTTAACAAATGGCAATGCCCGTCAGTGAAAGCAGGCAGAACAAGTTTTCCTTTAAGGTCGATAGCATCAGAATAAATATTCTTATCATCTGCTTTACCTTTGCCAACGAATATAATTGTTCCGGTATCTGAATCTATTCCGACCGTTGAAGCATAATATCCGCTGCTAAGCCAGATTTTTCCGTTATAGAGTAGTGTTTTCATAGACAAATTTATTTAATGCCAGAGAATAGAACAACGTAAAAATATATTAATTTAGATACTATTTGAAACCAAATAATTATAATGGTTGTTGATTATAATAAGACTATATTGTCTGATAATAAACATTAGAATTTTATGAGTGAATTAATAAACAACAGCAGCGAGAGAGTACAAAAACTTAAACAACTTCTACTGAAACTGCATGAGGATGAAAGCCTTGAA encodes:
- a CDS encoding S8 family serine peptidase, whose amino-acid sequence is MLLLSAASSVFPQSARLVIKFKQNTPETVLSDFANNNLRNSQNPLLKSIEKYNIITSARLFNKYVSKLNLKNNENNGLDKIFILSANTSEVNNLVSEIKMNKYVEYINEIRSLNLESVTTNDTYFSNQYYLNMVNVPPIWDSQQGGTLVGIIDSGMDFLHPDLQQSYFINTGEYGNGKENNGIDDDNDGFVDNWRGWNFITNTNNVDDDNIYSHGTCVAGVISAGFNNGIGISSVTAGSKSLILKCFNSQGIGYEDHIASGILYSVMQGVKVINMSFGDYIYSDLLRDVIKFAYANNVVLVASAGNDNSYVLHYPSSFDEVISVGANDENYNKASFSAYGVTVDLYVPGVNILTTSRLSQGSQEFGNDYMYANGTSFSAPIVASIASLLMAKNPTLSNEDLRGILVSSTRYFPNQTNWDDYYSSGILNSLSAYQNYNNPTTVRIYSPYLNYSFTNDTVNIALTAASAFFNSYSLKFGTGLKPDNYTNLFSSSVQVIRDTVFKWNTSSLQDTIYTLKLQIFSGSGKIIEHSTIINKSEALPQITNYTNGEIVYKDGFSEFITFNTNVPTKGFIYYKRRNVNEPYTSIPADEGNIGYITTNHFAQLEHFKLSAETDYEYYLEASSLNGKNTILNDSSFHFKTKKQIDIYSYIQKPYSLPKSQVFDKVVDISNSGRKNVFINNLNTGLTAEIYEFNGNKFNLSTPAWIGSNVIRDIILRNNKWSLLTSSQQRAGSIYQSPNDYQVPSVKIWESGSQNEFWSSRYADVDGDGGEEILGFDVNGLSIMKYQVNVSDFAYLNYLPSNASNFANSQNTLVHDFDNDGKIEIVFTNSFFDSDGVQKTSVNIYEYVNGNTFALFFHEEYPLVIKGDNLSLGDFNGDGQKEIAVGFSTELAIPVRLFSVLFIKSTGNNSFSEYASIELYNNNPQSEISSKSGDTDNDIKDELIISEGNSLYVVKYNQTSNKYEPVFFKEGINSYNSITYDFDNNGIKEVGVNTADSLIFLEKNIPFAGPSTPTGLKGYSADSNSVNISFQKVIGAQYYRIYKGNSDSTGYTLIDSTSSFGYSDNSVSNKRDYYYKVSAIDTTKTVRESILSGSVKVYVHNKSKLLSAIYDKGSVFLKFSEKIPVVVPNPDSFFLNGIKNPNSVAIKSNYEYVLSFKDKISNGTNAITTKGLLDYNASPVDTNAVSFTVQEYDSSSFYISTLKLVSNDMLTVEFNDNVDTVSAYNLSNYVIEPFNLKVISAGRDNSNKKLLHLGVNSKGNIGASGKTYFIRLNNIFSESGAKIVNGSGSMFSLSFVKEDLSGISVYPNPFSKSKASKQSVTFANLTKTAKIYVYSLTGVTVAELTENDGNGGVEWDLRDSKGNEVPSGIYIYKVEGKNSQGVEVESNMSKFAVIK
- a CDS encoding amidohydrolase; the encoded protein is MKTLLYNGKIWLSSGYYASTVGIDSDTGTIIFVGKGKADDKNIYSDAIDLKGKLVLPAFTDGHCHLLKGALVNSEVNLRYSASRKDFETQIHSYRSNLKKSSWILGGYFSEANFNEDITINKNFIDSICSDIPVVLFRTDLHSIVCNTLALEKLNIRNVVDNFSSDEVIKDSDGNLTGELKERAMYFVIHNLPQKSISEKKEILKTQIERLHSFGITSVTDISWREDLDVYKSLFDDKELNLKINSVVPFTEYEKVDEYRNEFSPYKSFIRFGGMKAFYDGSLSSKTALFFDNYKGTESSGLSTEEVTSGLLKERAFKIDKASLQLVVHVIGDRAVSEALDLVEELKTKSGIWDRRVRLEHIQHVSEKDLDRFKKLNIISSVQPAHLFFDAKVATENLVHPETTHVFKKLVDRGNIICFGTDFPVVPENPFENIYYAMTRKAAGFENGFNTDMCLDLETCLKAYTINNAYASYEENIKGSIREDKQADLIVVDRDIFQISPDEIKNAVVETTFINGKIIYSK